The Pichia kudriavzevii chromosome 3, complete sequence nucleotide sequence AAATTTCTTTCCTTGAAAGTTCCAATGCAAGAACCGAGTTAATGTATTCTGCTTCAACTTGTAACTCTCTCATTTCTAGGTTAGGGCAAATTCTAGTTTCATTGTTATGTTCGGAGATAATTTCAACTGGCTCAATAGTAAATGGAGTTTCACAATAACGAGAGAACATTGCAACTAGGGTATTCActacaatttcaactttgGTTCTATCAGTACCTGTAACGTCTagaaaaacatttttaGTGTCAAGGGTAATTTTAGACAAATCAGAGTTAATGATTGGAGGTAAGGAGCAAACATTTCTGTTTGCATCTAGAATAACAGGATAAACTGGAGAACCTTCGATGATTGGTAAGTATTTACCGAGATTCTTATCatttttgtaaaattgCATCAACTCTTCACCGTtcatttcctttgtttGATTCAAAGGTGTAAACTTAATGTCTTTTGGAGGTAGCGCTTCATAGGTGAATGGGCCTTGAATCGTATCTAAATCGTGGGTGCCCATTGCAACTAAAGTTCTACCTCTACATAAGTTAGCATGAAGTTTATCCTGTAATGCAATAAAGGAATCATATGATCTCTGTGTGAACGTGATACCTCTTAATATAGCAGATGCCGCATAAGGTCTGATTTGAGAGGTTGATTCTTTAATTGTCAAAGAAGTTTGAGGTTTTTCCGGTGAAAGAGTATAGTTTGGAATTGGAGACCTACCCAAGTATTGATTCAGAGCTTGTGCAATACCTTCAATACAAAGCATGTCATAACGGTTAGCGCCGATTTCGATTTTAAGTTGTGGTCTTTCATCGGTACCTTTAACATCTTCAGTTGTATCTTCATCTAATTCGATACCAAATTGGAAACAAAGTTCATCGAACTCCTTAGTGGTGTAAGAGCGGCCCAAAAGATCGAACAAGTCTTGTTTAT carries:
- a CDS encoding uncharacterized protein (PKUD0C03250; similar to Saccharomyces cerevisiae YLR060W (FRS1); ancestral locus Anc_8.33); the protein is MPTIAVDKQDLFDLLGRSYTTKEFDELCFQFGIELDEDTTEDVKGTDERPQLKIEIGANRYDMLCIEGIAQALNQYLGRSPIPNYTLSPEKPQTSLTIKESTSQIRPYAASAILRGITFTQRSYDSFIALQDKLHANLCRGRTLVAMGTHDLDTIQGPFTYEALPPKDIKFTPLNQTKEMNGEELMQFYKNDKNLGKYLPIIEGSPVYPVILDANRNVCSLPPIINSDLSKITLDTKNVFLDVTGTDRTKVEIVVNTLVAMFSRYCETPFTIEPVEIISEHNNETRICPNLEMRELQVEAEYINSVLALELSRKEICDYLLKMSLFATPNSENEKLIDVKIPITRSDVLHACDVMEDCAIAYGYDNLVKTYPKTEATTAYPLPVNKVGDILRTASAQAGWLEVLPLTLCSHDENYKFLLDDDDSLAVKLENPKTVEYQIVRTSLVPGILKTIKENKNHALPIKVFESGDIVYKVPESERGAVNQRNWCAAYAGKNSGFENIQGLLTKIMQTMRVPWLEKDNGKRGFWTEGSDEKKMFFPGRGAVILYRAKDDEKAVKVGHLGVLHPQVLSHFEIPFALSIVEINAEIFL